The DNA window TGAGATGGTTGGAGGTGGTGCACCCTTGTTCCCTGGTGGGATTTTGGCACTTACACTTTCTTCATGTAACTTTTTAAACGTTGAGCAAGCTCCACTGCCTTGCCCCTTATAACATGGCTCCAACAACCTGTAATCAGTGGGTTCATGCTaatagagagaaaaaagaaaaaaaaaatactatttgAGCAATGCATTTATAACTTATTGAATTATTTCATAATatattattcaattcaattcaattcaattttatttgtagagtgctttttacaattgacattgtcacaaagcagctttacacaacctaagaacagtacatgaacagtgaatgtgtatgaatcgtgaaatcagattgtccctgatgagcaagccaagggcgacggtggcaaggaaaaactccctgagaaggcaacaggaagaaaccttgagaggaaccagactcaacagggaacccatcatcatatgggtgattacatgctatgtaggcagcaggcagtccagtataacagttaatgtctttaagttaatgtggagtccagttagttaattgcaggcagacttgttccattcctggactatcgagcgttgagtcgagacctctgagaaacagctgccgacgtccgccaaggccaagaccgacttcatagtagtgtgtgaccaactccagtctccaaacgcatcccacagggcaaacggtggatccaggcgacgagatctccagccagaagttgggcatcagggCGAGTCAGACAGGTcgagagggcagagggtggaatgacgtgtagctcgacagagagatAGGAAGCtctaaaatatgtttcttaATTAATATCagtatttaataatgttttgtttgtgcataTAATATTAGCTATTTTAAAGCTTCAGCTGTATCCACTTAAAATATTagtacatttattgtttttactttattttgtaaattacaGCTCAAAAATTTGGTGCACATATCTTTGACTTTTCAGTCAGTCTTAATCTGCTTTGgcagtaaaagtaaaacctCTTGTACTTCTactaaaaactataaaaactacTTTATTTCTCTAAAAGTCCTCATACCACACATATAAAATACTatgatgtgtaaataaaaacaaatctcaatCAAGGTGATTCACTGGATAAGATAATAACTTATCATGTAAATGTTAATCCTTTAAAACAGTATTACTTTCTCCCGGCATCATTGTAGCACcacatgtgactgtgtgtttgtatgttgaaAGCATGATTCACATGCATATTTGCTGAGGAGTGCAGAGCATGTCGCAATACTGAGAGCTTCTTCCATTGCCTGTAGTTATTTTGATTTCTTGCCAATATTCAAATCCATGTTGCAGCCCCGCCATCACTACAGATGGAGTGCCCAAAACTTTGTTTTCCTTAATCAGTAGAAAAGGAAGGTCAAACTATTCCTGAGAATATATTAGAAATACATTCTGACTGAAGTGTGGATTTCACCTGTCTGATGAAAAGATTCTTGATGTCCAGCAAGAGCCTTGAGGCTCAGTTCATCCTGTTTCCAGACACTGTTAAATGGAGTGCTGTCCCCAGTATGGCAGTGCTCTCAGACCTCGCAACCTCTAATGATAACTTCAGGAGCTTGTAAAGAGGCCAGGGTTGATAGGATTTTAGTCTCCTTGGTCAGCCAGCCGGAAGAAAATTGGAATGATCCTGTGGTGTGGGCTAAGCTGTGTATATGTACACATGTGTATGTTATGCGATGTGAAAGTGTATGTGGCAGCAAGTCATACTTACCGCCTTTGAAGGTCCAAAAAAAggacacacatatatatatatccctCTGGCTTGGACTGGCATTCCAACTGACATGACTGTCACTGCTTGCTGgtgggaagccagtgagggaGCATGTCCATGTAGCCACACTAATGGCCTCCTAATGGTTAGTTAGGGCACCTGAAGGAAGAGGAATCTAAGGGGAAATAATGTGAACATACATGTACACTTTTTAACACCACAAAAAGTAATGTCTAAAAAAGGCAGGTGAATATAAAGATGATTGGTACAGGTGACATGAAGATAAAGATAAGGTACAATCTACTGTAGAAACTCCAGTTTGAGTCACGTCCCTGACATTACAGCAAAGATAACTGCAAAGAGTTACTGTAACTTCTCAAGCTCGTGCTGTGTCTCTTGAGATGCCTCTGGCCAAATAAGCCAAGTTGCCTGACGCTGAAGTACTGGCAACAGTACAGAtccagactctctctctctgttatcCAGCATGGAAGTCCAGCTCACCTCTCTAGAGAACTGGACCAGGATGAGAAATCACCCACTGCAGTCAACCAAGTAGTTGAGTGACATAATATTGCAAATATGTAAAGAATGTTTTcctattattataatacaatCTCAAAATGATTTGGAATGTGGCAGTGTTTGTAATATACATAAGTAGGTGTAGGTGGTTAAATCAGTTAGGGGTGAAAAGTTAAAAGTGCATATCAATGAAAGGGCGATTTATTTGGCTTGTAGTGGGAAAGCAGCTAATTAGAGTACAACACGGCTATCACAGATTGTTAGCATTACAACCCACCCTTGATTTATAGTTGTAGTATgaggacttttttttaaattcagaccTACTATTAATAAtggcacatttttgttttcctaaatATCAAAGTAttaaaaaccaataaaaaagaaacctcaCACTAAAGCAATAAGACAGTAAAAGAGACCATAAAATCTAattatgtatgtgtgaatgtggagagaaatatatatttcaatgtgtgaatgagatgtGATACACTCGTGAGGGCGGATCTTTGAATCTTACTAAATGTTCCAAATGTTATTCATGCTAGGAGCAACTCTAGCTTCCTCTCAGCATGagtctctttttttaaagtctCATATCTACAGGCCTTATGATTGCCAGCATGGGAATGATTCTGATGATCAAGCTAATTTGAGTGTGCTCTTGAAGTCAAGACACTTCAGAATATTTTTATTGGGAGGCCCTTTAATAATTCCAGACAAAGAGCACAGTGGTATTTCCTTCaaatgcatacatttttttgtttggaaTAACTTAAATGTGATATCTGTTaagtgaaaaacagcagctgctttttgACCTGTATTAAAATACATACCATGACAGACATAGAGAATAATATGTCTGCACAGCAGATAGTTATAAAAAAGTAGTGTCCATAGACataaaatgaatacataaaGTCCATGCCACAATTAAATATACTTAGATTATGTTTGATTCATCCTTATAAAAAAGTATCTTTTACTTCTTATCTATCATGAGGGCAGATTTTTTGTGATAGAGGAAAGAACAGGATTGAAAAGGCAGGTACTTGTGTCCTGGATCTGCACAGTGTAGGGGACTCTGTTAGAGGGGCATTTTTGATTTTCCCTGCTGATTTGTGCTCAAGATCAATATCTGCCCAGTCCTCTTACTTTCCAGGGTTAAATGACGACAATGGCAAGCCCCAGGGATTTGTGGAGACCCTGCCTTTTTATCCTTTCACTTTGTGCAAGATAAACTGTGTGAGTGCTGTTAACAATATCTTAATTTagtgcacaaaataaaataacattatattaAGGTGGCATTTCAAATCTTAAATCatttttgaatttaaaatgttttatactgtCAAGAAAATCAAAATCATACTCAATATGACACATTAGTGGTGTTTTTAAAGAGATGAAGAGTCGGGTTTTGAATATTTTCCCTCCATTTTTCATTCACTCTTTTATAATTCACTCCAAATGATTAGGGATGTGGCAGAGTTTGTAAAATACATAAGTAGGTCTAATCATATGCTGGATTTTGTCCTGCCTGGGGCTGCATGTGCAGCAGTCACTTAAGATAAAATATACTGAATGTGAAGATCTGAAAGCTTTAGAAGATTCCACTAAAACACAGGTtgtaatatatttgtttatgaCATTTGAggtaatttgtttttgtgttatttttaaaccaATGGCTGTTTGCAAGATAAGGATGTTTAAATTACTGTAGGTggttatttatgtttaaaagtACGGGTGAAAAGTTAAAAGTGCATATCAATAAAAGGATGATTTATTTGGCTTTCTATTTAGTTGCAACTGAGCTCATGCAGGTCCTCTCTGGAGTGTGTCAAACACTGCGATGCCAACGTCCTGAAGCAgctgaggagaaaacaaacaaaatctggATGGCTGAGGTTTGGGATGGGGCCAGATTTGACAAAGCAGTCGGTCATCACTCTCCCAACAATCctgaaaaacaatgaacacGCCACAGCGGGCCCACCATCTGTTTGGTAGAAGGAAGGATTTTTTTGGCTCTCGGTATTGTTAGTGGGACATAATAAGAGCCTCTGTCATAGCTAAATTTGAATGCATTTTGGTGCTCATCTAGAACCTAAAGACAATCTTTAAATAAGGTCTCTAATGTAgtttttctttacctcattataCTCCAACAGTGCAGCAGAACAGATTTTCATGGGTTATAAGCCCATTACTGGACCTAAATGTCCTATTCTTCTTATGGTACTGGAACAGCAAcacatcattatttttaattaatctctTGATTATTTTTGCAATCATTTTGTTGATAAAATGCctggaattaataaagaaaaaatggCTTCTTACTCTTCCCCCTAAACAACAGCTCATTACACATACAATCTAGATAACATGAAACTAACTGAATCTGTTTTGACACAttgtaaaataacacaaaatatcaCCAAGATCTATGAAATAAGAACTTTTATTCATAATATATTCATACTTGTacacaagtaaaataaaatgcatatcTATGGTTCCATTGCAATCTCCATAAACAAATCAACATTAGTCTTTTCATAAATGCTACCCATATACCCTTTCTGTCATGAAAATAGAACTAAAATTGGGGgaggtaaaacatttttataaacataaaaaacataacattacCCAACAAATGCAtcactttgaataaataatGGGGAGATTGTTTATCTTCAACATTCTTTGTGTGCGCTCTGTGTTTGATtccctgtatttttttttttttttttgtcttctttttttcagccTTCCAGTGGTCAGTCTAAGCTGTAAAAGCTTTTTAGAGGGTAAAGGGAGGAGTCTCCGAAGTGTAGCTTAGACACAGTACAGTTAAGTACATAGAGAACAAACAATTTTGGGCACCAATTCATTATATACATTAGGTCTGTAGTGTTCTGTAAAGGCATCcattttgttaaatgtactCTAACATCTTCATTATTGTTTGTCCTCACCCACATTAGGGCGACTCCCCGGTTTGTAGTCACTGTCCATTGTAGATGTCACTGCATCTTCTGTATCATTGTCATGAGCATCAGCAATCTTGAGTTCTGTATTCAGAGTGAGATCAGGAGTCCTACGACATGGCTAGAGATATCCAGATAATGGGAATGAAGAGAAAGCGCAGCACTTGCAAAGTAGAACCCTGACCTTTGATGCAGTGGGTGTCTGATTTGGGCTTTTTGGaacacttctttttctttttgtttgacacTGTCGATGATTCCAGATTGTCTATAAAGTCAGGGCTTAGATTCTCCAAGGATTTGTCCAGGGTGTTGGACAAGGTTCCCAGTGGTCCATCGTTCTGCTTATGCTGGGTCTCGTTTTTTGTTCGTTCTGGCTCCTTATATTTAGTCTTTGACATGTTCTCCTTTTCCTTAAGGGGGTTGTTAGTGATTTGGCGGCTCTTGCCAGACAGGATAGAGGACTTGTCATTATCCCCAAGACAACACCTAGGAATGGTGTCCCCCAGAGGATTTTCAGTGGAAGGGAATTTCCCAGACTGTGCCTTGGAGCTGAACAGATTGGTTTGGATTTGAGGCATTTCTACACACCCTTCCAAGTCTTCACTTTTCAGTCGTATGAGGTCCTTTCCTGCCAGGAACTCAGGAACATTGCACTCCAACTCAGAGCTGGAACCTTTGAACCGTTTAAACCAGTCCCACAAGGTCCTCGCCCGGCAGTCACAGATCCACTGGTTTCCATTTAAACGCAAATATTGTAGGGACACCAGTGGGTCCATGGTCTCCCCTGTCAACACAGTAAGATTGTTGAAGAACAAGAACAGGGATTTCAGTTTGCCAAGATCCGTAAAAGCCCTGGGTTGGACATAGATAACCCGGTTCTGGTGTAGCAGTAGCCGATCCAGATTGATTAAGCCTCGAAACATGTTGTCAGTTACTATCTTGATCTTGTTATTGTGTAGGTAGAGATAGGTGAGGTTGGCAAGGTCCAGAAAAGTGTCATCATGCAGGGTTAGAATGTTATTGTCCTGCAGGTAAAGGTACTGTAGGGAGAACATTCCTCGGAAGACCCCAACAGGGAGCTCTGATAGGCCACACCTGTGCAGGTGTAGGGTGTGCAGCTTAGTTAGGCCCCGGAACGCTGTAGGGCTAATGGTGCGGAGGTTGCTGTTGTCTCCAATGTCTAGTTCTTCGAGTTTTTCCAAGCCATAAAAGGCTCCGGCCTCGATGTAGCTGATGTTATTGGAGTAGAGCCAGAGAACAGTGAGATTGTGACAGGAGCTGAAGCTGGTGGACCTTACCACCGTTAGCTTGTTGCTCTGGAGGAATATTCGCTGGCTCCGCACAGGTATCTCAGTTGGAATGGAAAACAGTCCTTGTTGTTGGCAGGCCACAGTAGGCCTGGGCTCACTGTAGCACACACACTTGGCTGGGCAGCTGTCAGTTTGAGGCACAAGGTTCAGCCACATTACCAGAAACAGGAGTCGCCCCCCTatggaaacagaagaaaagatagTTGATTagtaaataatagtaataaatatatatattatataataatatataaagtcCAAATTCTGATAAAGTCAAGgaagataaataaatagtagaaataaataaattcaggtCAGACTGGAAAATTACCAAACGTGAAAGAGCAGgttgatttattttgataatatAATGTCATTATTTGATAAACAGGTCATGTGTACAATTCAAGATTAGACTGCACGTCGGATATTACAAGATCCAAAACTGTTTCTTGTATAAAGTGTAATGTTCAGCGCATTACACAACAGAATGAGGAATTCCCTCCATAAGAAGGATACATATAATTTAACAGTGATGTTAATTGGATCCGGGGACAcatctctctgctttctttGCTGACGTAAAGACCTAAGCAGCTGAGAAGAGCCCTGTGAATGCAGACTCATTTAAAATTGGGTAGGTGGCTTTTATGTGGAATTAGCTAGTTCTAATAGGGCAGACATAACTAATAGTGTCTGAGCCTTCCTGAGGTTGACATTTAGCCTGACTCTAGGAGATAAACTTTCATGTCAGGCTAAGAGATAAGAGCTGCAGAGCCATGACTGAAGCATTTTTTTTCTAAGTGCAGCATGTAGATGAGATATACAAGAGGTGTGGTGTCGAGGCTTGTGAGATTCTTGTACGTGTTTGCCCTGTAGGCATTGATGTTTAAATAAGGTGTATTCCGCATTTGCTCACATTAATTATTTCTACCTGTCCTCTGCCCAGGTTCTAATCAACGTGCTGCATAGTTTCATCGTAACTGAAAATGGGCTGGATTACCGCTATGTAGCTACAGCTGAGTTAAAAATGAAGTGCATGTATTGGGGCTCACGCATTCTTTTATCTACAGATGAAGCTGTCAAAGTGTCACACACATGTCTGCGGTAGTATCAGCAATATAATGGCAGG is part of the Anabas testudineus chromosome 9, fAnaTes1.2, whole genome shotgun sequence genome and encodes:
- the rtn4r gene encoding reticulon-4 receptor; its protein translation is MKSVIMDGGRLLFLVMWLNLVPQTDSCPAKCVCYSEPRPTVACQQQGLFSIPTEIPVRSQRIFLQSNKLTVVRSTSFSSCHNLTVLWLYSNNISYIEAGAFYGLEKLEELDIGDNSNLRTISPTAFRGLTKLHTLHLHRCGLSELPVGVFRGMFSLQYLYLQDNNILTLHDDTFLDLANLTYLYLHNNKIKIVTDNMFRGLINLDRLLLHQNRVIYVQPRAFTDLGKLKSLFLFFNNLTVLTGETMDPLVSLQYLRLNGNQWICDCRARTLWDWFKRFKGSSSELECNVPEFLAGKDLIRLKSEDLEGCVEMPQIQTNLFSSKAQSGKFPSTENPLGDTIPRCCLGDNDKSSILSGKSRQITNNPLKEKENMSKTKYKEPERTKNETQHKQNDGPLGTLSNTLDKSLENLSPDFIDNLESSTVSNKKKKKCSKKPKSDTHCIKGQGSTLQVLRFLFIPIIWISLAMS